ACCCGAGCATTTAACATCAGGAGTTCTAGTCGTGAACGCAAATCAGATTTCCATGTTCGATCAAAGTGAAGTTTTTAAAAATTTGCCTGGGGTTCTTTCGTTCCAGCGTGGCATACCTATTAGCGACGGATTGTTTTTTAATGAACTTGATGACGGTAGTGAGTCACCTGTCATGGTTGTGCGTCACGGGATCCGCGGAACGCAGAACGTCGCCAAGGGAACAAAGAAGCAGGCCAAAAAAGGTCGCTCTTCCAGTGATTCAAATTCATCTGAATCCGAGAGCTTAGAATCGGATACGGTTGATCGCGGTGTCTCTAACATCCAGACGACTGATACGGCAAAGATGGATCCGCAGGCAAGCGCATTAAAGGTTCGCTTCAGTATGAGCCCTCTTGATCTTGATGTGCTCTTGTTTGCCGTTGCTGCGCAAAAAGACGAAAAGGATTTGACATTCGTCAAGCGGTATCGTGAAAGTGTTAAGCGGTTTATTGTGGCCGCAAAGGCTTCTAGTGGCTTAGATGACGTTGCCAATCGCATTGCGCGTAATGTGCTTACAGGGCGGTGGCTGTGGCGTAATCGTACTGTTGCTCAGTCCATCGAAATTAAGGTGAGCCATGAAAATGGTGAGCTTATTTCGATGTGCAACGCTTTAAGCCTCAGCTTAAAGTATTTCGATGACATCACAGAAACAGAGCGGAAGCTCGGGGCTTTGATCGCTGAAAACTTTCGTGGTAATGCGCGGGATACGTTTGCCGTTGAAGCCAGGGTTGATCTCGGGATTAAGGGTGCCGTTGAGGTTTTCCCTTCGCAAAACTATGTTGAAAAAAAGCCGGACGGTTTTGCGCGTTCGTTGTATTGCGTCGGACATCCGCGACGCTTTCGTTCTGATTCGATGATGGAGCTTGAAGCGACGCGCGAGATGGGGCAAGCGGCGCTGCGCGATCAGAAGATCAGCAATGCGTTACGGACGATCGATACATGGTATCCGGCTTATAATGAGCACCAACGTCCGATTCCCGTCGAACCGTTTGGGGCTAATTTGGATGCCCAAGCGTTTTTTAGAGACAAAAAAACGTCCGCTTTTGAGTACGCGCGTCGGTTTAATGAGCTTGATCCTAATAGTCCTGAAGGCAAGTTTATGATCGCCAATTTGATCCGAGGAGGCGTGCTTTCAAGTGGGGAAAAAGAATAATGCGACCAAATGTCTTTTTTGACATATCGCATCGCCCGTCACATCATGGCGCAAAGCGATGGGGGCAGACACTGAAGGATCTCCATGGCGTATTTGCTGAAATTCCCTCGAGCTATGCGTTGGCTTTGCCGGATTATCCGAGCAAAAAATTCGGGCGAATGCGTGTTTTTGCATCAACAGACGACGAACTCATGCGTTTAGCGTATCGTCTGCGAGACCAACCGCTCAAGATTGGTCAAATGACGACAGTACCGGCTGATTTTTCGGGTGCTTGGCGGTGTTACAGCCGCTATCGCATTCCGACACGCGCTCAAGAGCGCCACGCAAATGGCGTATTACGTCTGCGACGCATTCG
This DNA window, taken from Allochromatium tepidum, encodes the following:
- the csy3 gene encoding type I-F CRISPR-associated protein Csy3, with the protein product MNANQISMFDQSEVFKNLPGVLSFQRGIPISDGLFFNELDDGSESPVMVVRHGIRGTQNVAKGTKKQAKKGRSSSDSNSSESESLESDTVDRGVSNIQTTDTAKMDPQASALKVRFSMSPLDLDVLLFAVAAQKDEKDLTFVKRYRESVKRFIVAAKASSGLDDVANRIARNVLTGRWLWRNRTVAQSIEIKVSHENGELISMCNALSLSLKYFDDITETERKLGALIAENFRGNARDTFAVEARVDLGIKGAVEVFPSQNYVEKKPDGFARSLYCVGHPRRFRSDSMMELEATREMGQAALRDQKISNALRTIDTWYPAYNEHQRPIPVEPFGANLDAQAFFRDKKTSAFEYARRFNELDPNSPEGKFMIANLIRGGVLSSGEKE
- a CDS encoding type I-F CRISPR-associated endoribonuclease Cas6/Csy4; the encoded protein is MRPNVFFDISHRPSHHGAKRWGQTLKDLHGVFAEIPSSYALALPDYPSKKFGRMRVFASTDDELMRLAYRLRDQPLKIGQMTTVPADFSGAWRCYSRYRIPTRAQERHANGVLRLRRIRQADDMQLPYFDIYSRSTQQNFRLYVQVLDGERPQGECLPDNYGLSVSSRLFALPEIL